The Candidatus Hydrogenedentota bacterium genome has a window encoding:
- a CDS encoding beta-galactosidase, producing MVLRLLMPIAISAAAVIAQERPIETFDGPELPTAITQNHVEASIARHEGERVLEVHFSVVDWPNVTFTHHGDPWDWSESKGLAVDVYNPEAASVEVSLRVDNADADTGGFVTVDGVAPPEEWTTLRAMFRPTDAGPFWGMRGIPVVGPLGNGKNIDASKIVAYQVFLPQPKTEHTLLIDNVRLYGESLLKASAIPFPFVDRFGQYRHGDWPGKAGDVRELETNAERESNKRNRQPAIKRRDRFGGWAGGPQRRATGWFRTDYLDGKWWLITPEGHLFFSAGMDCVIAGEQTFVDRRPNWFEWLPAEDDPLYGVCYERVEGAHSMADTVGGKGLTFNFYRANLIRKYDEDWRLKWREAAYARLKDWGFNTIGNWSQSDVLENSPMPFTVSVSVHGGLQRIEGGGGYWSKVVDAYAPSFAETVESSIGPAVQKWAANPLCIGYFVDNEISWDNVVTGTLASPPDQPCRVAQIELLKQRYGDIASLNKAWETTAADWDSLRVPANRTYACKADLDAYLYAFAHRYFEIVNTALKKVAPNQLYLGCRFCVMPDPAVRACADVADVVSFDLYYRELPPDAYTYLGKPLMIGEFHFGALDRGMFHTGLVDTVNQGERAASFERYVNSVLENPSFVGCHWFQYLDDPVTGRWYDGENYNIGFVTVADEPYPEMASSARNVFNGMYERRFELEKYASRRRWTVNWDMIGGFLAGVAVSVVVAAVLGILEKRAKAKAASPGSRQGSPE from the coding sequence GTGGTTTTGCGATTACTTATGCCTATCGCGATTTCTGCGGCGGCCGTCATCGCACAGGAAAGACCTATCGAGACGTTCGACGGCCCTGAGTTGCCGACGGCGATAACGCAAAACCACGTCGAGGCATCCATTGCGCGACACGAAGGCGAGCGCGTTCTGGAAGTGCATTTCAGCGTTGTCGATTGGCCCAATGTGACGTTCACGCATCACGGAGACCCATGGGACTGGAGCGAGTCGAAGGGTCTCGCAGTGGATGTGTACAACCCCGAGGCGGCGTCCGTGGAGGTGTCCCTGCGCGTGGACAATGCGGACGCCGATACGGGAGGATTCGTTACCGTAGACGGTGTTGCCCCGCCGGAAGAATGGACCACGCTGCGAGCGATGTTCCGGCCGACCGACGCGGGACCCTTTTGGGGCATGCGCGGCATCCCGGTCGTTGGGCCGCTGGGCAACGGCAAAAACATAGACGCAAGCAAGATTGTGGCGTATCAAGTCTTCCTGCCCCAGCCCAAGACGGAGCACACGCTTCTGATTGACAATGTCCGGCTCTACGGCGAATCCCTGCTCAAAGCTTCGGCAATCCCCTTTCCTTTTGTGGACCGCTTCGGCCAATACCGGCACGGCGACTGGCCCGGCAAAGCTGGCGACGTTCGCGAGCTCGAGACAAACGCGGAACGCGAATCCAACAAGAGGAACCGCCAGCCTGCGATTAAGCGGCGCGACCGGTTCGGCGGATGGGCGGGCGGACCCCAACGAAGGGCCACCGGTTGGTTTCGCACCGATTATCTGGACGGTAAATGGTGGCTGATCACTCCGGAAGGTCATCTTTTTTTCTCGGCAGGCATGGACTGCGTCATTGCAGGGGAACAGACCTTTGTCGATCGGCGCCCCAACTGGTTTGAATGGCTCCCCGCGGAGGACGACCCCCTCTACGGAGTCTGTTACGAGCGCGTCGAGGGCGCGCACAGCATGGCTGATACCGTAGGGGGCAAAGGGCTCACGTTCAATTTCTATCGAGCCAATCTCATCCGAAAGTACGACGAAGACTGGCGGTTGAAATGGCGCGAGGCCGCGTACGCCCGGCTCAAGGACTGGGGGTTCAACACCATCGGCAACTGGTCACAATCGGACGTGCTGGAAAACAGCCCTATGCCGTTCACCGTCTCGGTGAGCGTGCACGGCGGTCTCCAGCGCATCGAAGGCGGCGGCGGGTATTGGTCGAAAGTGGTCGACGCCTATGCGCCGTCCTTTGCCGAGACCGTCGAAAGCAGCATAGGGCCCGCGGTGCAAAAGTGGGCCGCAAATCCGCTATGCATCGGCTACTTCGTGGACAACGAGATCTCGTGGGACAATGTCGTAACAGGGACCTTGGCGAGTCCGCCCGATCAGCCGTGCCGCGTCGCGCAAATCGAATTGCTCAAGCAGAGGTACGGCGATATAGCCTCGTTGAACAAGGCGTGGGAGACAACTGCCGCCGATTGGGATTCGTTGCGTGTCCCTGCCAACCGTACGTACGCATGCAAAGCGGACCTCGATGCTTACCTGTACGCATTTGCGCACCGGTACTTCGAGATCGTTAACACCGCGTTGAAGAAGGTTGCGCCGAATCAGCTCTATCTGGGCTGCCGCTTCTGCGTCATGCCCGATCCGGCCGTGCGTGCTTGTGCCGACGTCGCCGATGTCGTGAGCTTTGATCTCTATTACCGCGAACTCCCCCCTGACGCGTACACGTACTTGGGAAAGCCGCTCATGATCGGCGAGTTTCATTTCGGTGCGCTCGACCGCGGCATGTTCCACACGGGTCTCGTCGATACCGTCAATCAGGGCGAGCGCGCGGCGTCCTTCGAGCGGTATGTCAACAGCGTGCTTGAGAATCCGTCATTCGTGGGCTGCCACTGGTTTCAGTATCTCGACGACCCGGTCACTGGACGCTGGTACGATGGCGAGAACTACAACATCGGTTTCGTTACCGTCGCCGATGAGCCCTATCCGGAAATGGCCAGTTCGGCGCGCAATGTCTTCAATGGCATGTACGAACGGCGCTTTGAACTCGAAAAGTACGCTAGCCGCCGAAGATGGACCGTAAACTGGGACATGATTGGCGGATTTCTGGCTGGAGTCGCGGTTTCTGTTGTCGTGGCAGCAGTCCTGGGCATTCTCGAGAAGCGAGCAAAAGCGAAAGCAGCCTCCCCGGGCTCCAGGCAGGGATCTCCGGAATGA